The DNA sequence AGGTCGAGCACAAAGGTATCCCGGTGGGCAGGGTGCGCGCTCGCAGCCAGGATCCGCCGTGTTGATGCGGCCATTCCCATTCATCCAAGTCCATTCGCGGTTCCTGAACGTCTCGATGCGACATGCCGAAGTTCCTCACGCCCACGGTGCCTCCACGCCTTCGTGGTCCTGCGCGCCATACAACTCCCCTTCCGACCTTTGCCCCATGCGCAAGGACATCCACGAACCCGCTGTGGAAGGCGTTTCCATGGCGGTGGTGCGCGAGACGGACGACGACGGTGGGACGGCCTGGTACGTGTACCTGATCAACCGGCAGGAGGTGAGGCTGGACAATGTGCTGGTGAGTTCACGCGGCTACGGCGAACTGGAAGGTGAACAGCGCCGCACCAGCGAGATGCGCCACTTTCTCGAACACCTCGGTCCGCGCAGTTGGGCACGCCTCGAACGCATCATGGAGGACGTCTTCGGCCTCAGCAACCAATACTGGCTCAGCTACTACATCGGGGGCGTGTTGCACGACAAGAAGTTCATCTTCCTGCCGGACAGCATCCTGGAGGAACACTTCACGGAGTTGCCGTTGATGGGGAAGCGCGGGGTGTTGATCGGGTGAAGGGTGAGGGGTTGGTGCGCGTTACATTCGCTCACACATCTTCTTCGCCGTGCGGCACGACCAGATCCGCGATCTTTCCAAGGTCCTTTTTCTCGACATCGAGACGGTGCCGCAGACCGCGCGTTGGGAGGATGTGGACGAGCGCACCGCGGAACTCTTCGCGCAGAAGACCCGCTACGAACAGGAACGCGGCGACAAGAGCGCCGCGGATCTCTGGCCCGAGCGCGCGGGCATCCTCGCCGAGTTCGGCAGGATCGTCTGCATCGGGGTGGGCGCGCTGATCAAGCGACCGGACGGCCGCCACGGATTGCGCGTGTCCAGCTTCCACGGCGACGACGAGCGCGATCTGCTCCTGCGTTTCAAACAGATGCTGGACGAACACTACGACAGCGACGAGCACTGGCTCTGCGGCCACAACGGCAAGGAGTTCGACTTCCCGTGGATCGCGCGCCGCTGCGTGGTGCACCGCATCCAGTTGCCGCGCCTGCTGGATATCGCAGGCCTGAAGCCCTGGGAGGTGGGCCACCTGGACACCATGCAA is a window from the Flavobacteriales bacterium genome containing:
- a CDS encoding 3'-5' exonuclease, which translates into the protein MRHDQIRDLSKVLFLDIETVPQTARWEDVDERTAELFAQKTRYEQERGDKSAADLWPERAGILAEFGRIVCIGVGALIKRPDGRHGLRVSSFHGDDERDLLLRFKQMLDEHYDSDEHWLCGHNGKEFDFPWIARRCVVHRIQLPRLLDIAGLKPWEVGHLDTMQLWGFGDRKAFTSLKLLTHILGIPTPKDDISGADVARVYWEERDVERIATYCKKDVVATAQLYLRLTGRELVPEANITLA